The following DNA comes from Longimicrobium sp..
TCCGCCACTACGGGGCGGACGCGGGGAGCGGCGCGCCCGTCTTCTCGTCCATGGCGGTGGACCTCACCATCACCAACCTGCTGCCGCTGTTCTGCGGCCACCCGGTGCACTTCCTCCCCGAGGAGAACGCCGTCGAGGCGCTGGCGGACGCGATCCGGCGGCAGCCGGGCTACGGGCTGATCAAGATCACCCCCACGCACCTGGCGCTGCTGAACGACATGCTCACGCCGGAGGACATGCGCGGGAGCACGAAGACGCTCGTCGTGGGCGCGGACTTCCTGAACGCGGAGCCGACGGTGTTCTGGCAGGACAACGCGCCGGACGTGCGGCTGATGAACGAGTACGGCCCCACGGAGACCGTCGTCGGCTGCTCGGCGTACCTGCTGCCCACGGGGCGCCACCGCGAGGGGCCCGTCCCCGTGGGGCACCCCATCCAGAACCTCACCTTCCACGTGCTGGACGGGCGGATGGAGCCCGTCCCCGTCGGCCTCCCCGGCGAGCTGTACATCGGCGGCGCGGGCGTGGCGCGCGGCTACCTGGGCCGTCCGGCGCTCTCGGCGGAGAAGTTCGTCCCGGACCCGTTCGGGGAAGCCGGCGCGCGGATGTACCGCACGGGCGACCGCGCCCGGTGGCGGGCGGACGGCAACCTCATGATCCTGGGCCGCAGCGACAACCAGGTGAAGATTCGCGGCTACCGCGTGGAGCTGGGCGAAGTGGAGGCCGCGCTGCGCCGCCGCGAGGGCGTGGCGGCGTGCCTGGCCGTGATGCGCGAGGACGTGCCGGGCGACCGCCGGCTGG
Coding sequences within:
- a CDS encoding non-ribosomal peptide synthetase, whose product is RHYGADAGSGAPVFSSMAVDLTITNLLPLFCGHPVHFLPEENAVEALADAIRRQPGYGLIKITPTHLALLNDMLTPEDMRGSTKTLVVGADFLNAEPTVFWQDNAPDVRLMNEYGPTETVVGCSAYLLPTGRHREGPVPVGHPIQNLTFHVLDGRMEPVPVGLPGELYIGGAGVARGYLGRPALSAEKFVPDPFGEAGARMYRTGDRARWRADGNLMILGRSDNQVKIRGYRVELGEVEAALRRREGVAACLAVMREDVPGDRRLVAYVVGDANAADPSALRGHMLASVPEYMVPSAFVRLDALPRTPTGKLNPRMLPPPVYAAAADAVAPRSEMERQVAEVWTSVLSLPELGVHDNFFDLGGTSLLLYRVYSRLREIRPDLRLVDLFRYTTVESLAAHMAAETPQGAEFLSQSRSRAAERRAARRPVRGS